The following proteins come from a genomic window of Sorex araneus isolate mSorAra2 chromosome 1, mSorAra2.pri, whole genome shotgun sequence:
- the GNG10 gene encoding guanine nucleotide-binding protein G(I)/G(S)/G(O) subunit gamma-10 → MSSGASVSALQRLVEQLKLEAAVERIKVSQAAAELQQYCMQNACKDALLVGVPTGSNPFREPRSCALL, encoded by the exons aTGTCTTCCGGGGCCAGCGTGAGCGCCCTGCAGCGCCTGGTGGAGCAGCTCAAGCTGGAGGCGGCCGTGGAGAGGATCAAG GTCTCGCAGGCCGCGGCCGAGCTTCAGCAGTACTGCATGCAGAATGCCTGCAAGGATGCCCTGCTGGTCGGTGTTCCGACTGGCAGTAATCCCTTCCGGGAACCCAGATCCTGTGCTTTACTCTGA